Proteins encoded in a region of the Kineosporia corallincola genome:
- a CDS encoding LacI family DNA-binding transcriptional regulator encodes MADVARLAGVSVSTVSYALSGTRPISLSTRERIEQAMLDLGYTPNAFARGLKSKRSRIIALLFPARAGSLRLNALECIVGASDHAQQRGYHLMLWTGVEAGDDLTQLAGQGLVDGALVMGVRLHDPRIQVLVDAGVPFAMIGHDADPGEIDFTDTDFEQSARLAVGHLVEQGHQRLGFLGDGENPRPEKALRRAASMAGADLVAVDAGASVDAGRGAFTRLLQADPNLTAIIAFNEHAVPGVMRAAGDLGRRIPQDLSIMCIDMPPHVAELTTPPMTTVEPSAAHVGRAAVDMLLRRLNGDTAPPRQLLFGGELNLRGSCAPAPSADDLHHGSTARQRRHQE; translated from the coding sequence ATGGCGGACGTCGCACGCCTGGCCGGGGTCTCGGTCAGCACCGTGTCGTACGCACTGTCCGGTACCCGCCCGATCTCCCTGTCCACCCGGGAACGCATCGAGCAGGCCATGCTCGATCTGGGCTACACCCCGAACGCCTTCGCCCGCGGGCTGAAGAGCAAGCGCAGCCGCATCATCGCCCTGCTGTTCCCCGCCCGTGCCGGGTCGCTGCGGCTCAACGCCCTCGAATGCATCGTCGGGGCATCGGATCACGCCCAGCAGCGTGGATATCACCTGATGCTCTGGACCGGTGTGGAGGCAGGTGACGACCTCACGCAGCTGGCCGGGCAGGGTCTGGTCGACGGCGCGCTGGTGATGGGCGTGCGGCTGCACGACCCCCGCATCCAGGTGCTGGTCGACGCCGGTGTCCCGTTCGCGATGATCGGCCACGACGCGGATCCCGGCGAAATCGACTTCACCGACACCGACTTCGAGCAGTCGGCCCGGCTAGCGGTGGGTCACCTGGTCGAACAGGGTCACCAGCGACTGGGGTTCCTGGGGGACGGCGAAAACCCCCGGCCGGAAAAGGCTCTGCGCCGGGCCGCGAGCATGGCCGGTGCCGACCTGGTGGCCGTCGATGCCGGCGCGTCGGTGGACGCCGGCCGGGGGGCATTCACCCGTCTGCTCCAGGCCGACCCGAACCTCACCGCGATCATCGCATTCAACGAGCACGCGGTGCCCGGCGTGATGCGGGCCGCAGGGGATCTCGGGAGGCGGATTCCGCAAGACCTGTCCATCATGTGCATCGACATGCCACCGCACGTCGCGGAGCTCACCACGCCTCCGATGACGACCGTCGAACCGTCCGCCGCGCACGTTGGCCGGGCGGCGGTGGACATGTTGCTGCGCCGCCTGAACGGGGACACGGCGCCGCCTCGGCAATTGCTCTTCGGGGGGGAACTGAATCTTCGTGGCTCATGTGCACCGGCACCTTCTGCCGATGATCTCCACCACGGATCCACCGCCCGACAACGTCGGCACCAGGAGTGA
- the cysK gene encoding cysteine synthase A yields the protein MPIYDDATQLVGNTPLVRINRLTEGAGATVAAKLEFYNPANSVKDRIGVAIIDAAEASGQLKPGGTIVEATSGNTGIALAFVGAARGYNVVLTMPETMSKERRALLRAYGAELVLTPGSEGMKGAVAKAEEIGAERGAVLARQFANEANPQIHRKTTAEEIWADTDGQVAAVVAGIGTGGTITGVGQVLKEKNPDIKIFAVEPKLSPILNGGAPGPHPIQGIGANFVPEILDTKVYDEVFDAEVDDAVEWARRAAKEEGLLVGISSGAALWAADQVARRPEFAGKIVVVIIPSFGERYLSTILFKDLVD from the coding sequence ATGCCGATCTATGACGACGCGACCCAGCTGGTCGGAAATACTCCGCTCGTCCGTATCAACCGGCTGACCGAAGGCGCCGGCGCCACCGTGGCGGCGAAGCTGGAGTTCTACAACCCGGCCAACAGCGTCAAGGACCGCATCGGCGTGGCGATCATCGACGCCGCCGAGGCCTCCGGTCAGCTCAAGCCCGGCGGCACCATCGTCGAGGCGACCAGCGGCAACACTGGTATCGCCCTGGCCTTTGTGGGTGCGGCCCGCGGCTACAACGTGGTGCTGACCATGCCGGAGACGATGAGCAAGGAGCGTCGCGCGCTGCTGCGTGCCTACGGCGCCGAGCTGGTGCTCACGCCGGGCAGCGAGGGTATGAAGGGCGCTGTGGCGAAGGCCGAGGAGATCGGTGCCGAGCGCGGTGCCGTGCTGGCCCGTCAGTTCGCCAACGAGGCCAACCCGCAGATCCACCGCAAGACCACGGCCGAGGAGATCTGGGCCGACACCGACGGCCAGGTCGCCGCGGTCGTCGCGGGCATCGGCACCGGCGGCACCATCACCGGTGTCGGCCAGGTGCTGAAGGAGAAGAACCCGGACATCAAGATCTTCGCGGTCGAGCCGAAGCTGTCGCCGATCCTGAACGGTGGCGCCCCCGGCCCGCACCCGATCCAGGGCATCGGCGCCAACTTCGTGCCGGAGATCCTCGACACCAAGGTCTACGACGAGGTGTTCGACGCCGAGGTCGACGACGCGGTGGAGTGGGCGCGCCGCGCGGCCAAGGAAGAGGGCCTGCTGGTCGGCATCTCGTCCGGTGCCGCGCTGTGGGCGGCCGACCAGGTGGCGCGCCGTCCGGAGTTCGCGGGCAAGATCGTCGTCGTGATCATCCCGTCGTTCGGTGAGCGCTACCTGTCCACGATCCTCTTCAAGGACCTGGTGGACTGA
- a CDS encoding glycoside hydrolase family 13 protein: MADTADTADTADTADTAHTPHPEADWWRQAVVYQIYPRSFADSDGDGIGNIAGVTAKVPYLKSLGVDAVWLSPFYPSALADGGYDVDDYRDVDPKLGTLQEFDEMSAKLHEAGIRLIVDIVPNHSSNRHVWFQEALAAEPGSKARDRYVFRDGLGPDGDQPPSDWVSHFGGSAWTRVPDGQWYLHLFAPEQPDFDWSNPEVREDFRTTLRFWSDRGVDGFRVDVAHGLAKDLSEPLRSMPAIPEMDLVQDGSNPLFDRDEVHTIFSEWREVFNEYDPPRAAVAEAWVPTARRTLYARPTELGQAFNFDLLRADWDLEGFRKSITENLAESASTGASSTWVLSNHDVIRHRTRYALPQGIGLRGLDEWLLSDGHDPHPDDATGLRRATASTLLLLALPGSMYLYQGEELGLREVPDIPRDQLADPIWLRTGNQLKGRDGCRVPLPWSADRRAGGGSSFGFGGGGAHLPQPDWFGQFAVESEDADPDSVLNLYRRALKLRRELRGAETLEWVDDAAVLRFRRPGGWEVVTNFGTIPAPLPAGEVLVASSPITGDQLPGDTTVWLRTS; this comes from the coding sequence TTGGCTGACACCGCTGACACCGCTGACACCGCTGACACCGCTGACACGGCGCACACCCCCCATCCGGAAGCCGACTGGTGGCGTCAGGCCGTCGTCTACCAGATCTACCCGCGCAGTTTCGCCGACAGCGACGGCGACGGCATCGGCAACATCGCGGGGGTCACGGCGAAGGTCCCGTACCTGAAGTCCCTCGGGGTGGACGCCGTGTGGCTGAGCCCGTTCTACCCCTCGGCGCTGGCCGACGGCGGCTACGACGTGGACGACTACCGCGATGTGGACCCGAAACTCGGCACGCTGCAAGAGTTCGACGAGATGAGCGCGAAGCTGCACGAGGCCGGCATCCGGCTGATCGTCGACATCGTGCCCAATCACTCGTCCAACCGGCACGTCTGGTTCCAGGAGGCGCTGGCGGCGGAGCCTGGCTCGAAGGCCCGCGACCGCTACGTCTTTCGCGACGGCCTGGGCCCGGACGGCGACCAGCCGCCCTCGGACTGGGTGTCGCACTTCGGCGGCAGCGCCTGGACCCGGGTGCCGGACGGGCAGTGGTACCTGCACCTGTTCGCGCCCGAGCAGCCGGATTTCGACTGGAGCAACCCGGAGGTGCGTGAGGACTTCCGCACCACGCTGCGGTTCTGGTCGGACCGCGGGGTGGACGGCTTTCGCGTGGACGTGGCGCACGGCCTGGCCAAGGACCTCTCCGAGCCGCTGCGCAGCATGCCGGCGATCCCGGAGATGGATCTCGTGCAGGACGGCAGCAACCCGCTGTTCGACCGCGACGAGGTGCACACGATCTTCTCCGAGTGGCGTGAGGTCTTCAACGAGTACGACCCGCCGCGCGCGGCCGTCGCCGAGGCCTGGGTGCCCACCGCACGGCGAACCCTCTACGCCCGGCCGACCGAGCTCGGGCAGGCGTTCAACTTCGACCTGCTGCGCGCGGACTGGGATCTCGAGGGTTTCCGCAAGAGCATCACCGAGAACCTGGCCGAGTCCGCCTCCACCGGTGCCTCGTCGACCTGGGTGCTCTCGAACCACGACGTGATCCGGCACCGCACGCGCTACGCCCTGCCGCAGGGGATCGGCCTGCGGGGGCTGGACGAGTGGCTGCTCAGCGACGGACACGACCCGCACCCGGACGACGCCACCGGACTCCGGCGCGCCACGGCGTCCACCCTTCTGCTCCTGGCCCTCCCCGGCTCGATGTACCTCTACCAGGGTGAGGAACTGGGCCTGCGCGAGGTGCCCGACATCCCCCGGGACCAGCTCGCCGACCCGATCTGGCTGCGCACCGGCAACCAGCTGAAAGGCCGCGACGGCTGCCGGGTTCCGCTGCCGTGGAGCGCGGATCGCCGGGCCGGCGGTGGTAGCTCGTTCGGTTTCGGGGGCGGCGGGGCGCACCTGCCTCAGCCGGACTGGTTCGGGCAGTTCGCCGTGGAGAGCGAGGACGCCGATCCGGACTCGGTGCTCAACCTCTACCGCCGGGCACTGAAGCTGCGTCGTGAGCTGCGTGGTGCCGAGACCCTCGAATGGGTGGACGACGCGGCCGTGCTGCGTTTCCGCCGTCCCGGTGGCTGGGAGGTCGTGACGAACTTCGGCACCATCCCGGCACCGCTCCCGGCCGGCGAGGTGCTCGTGGCCAGCAGCCCGATCACCGGTGACCAGCTGCCCGGCGACACCACGGTCTGGCTGAGGACCTCGTAG
- a CDS encoding carbohydrate ABC transporter permease, with the protein MSIVSEPIAENAAKKRGSRRRRGGGSGGGGLHSRDGRMALYLLGPTMVMLALIVGYPIVNAIYKSFQTDPGLDDSTGLFNEGNEWNGVGNYTHWILQQCNAVGGGTETCPSGNLGSQFWDSVWVTLGFTVVTVIIEVVIGMWFAMMMHRAFRGRALVRVAVLIPWAVPTAVIAKLWVVIFDPQGVLNNVLGTSFAWTSESGPARAAIVIADVWKTTPFIALLILAGLQGISSEIYESAKVDGANAWQRFWRITLPLVKPALAVAVIFRSLDVLRMYDLPWVLTQGSNGTQTISILVVKELASKLNSAAALSTITFVLIFAIALVLVRLFNANIVDRGTR; encoded by the coding sequence ATGAGCATTGTCTCCGAACCGATCGCGGAGAACGCTGCGAAGAAACGCGGCAGCAGGCGTAGGCGTGGCGGCGGGTCAGGGGGTGGCGGTCTGCACTCCCGGGACGGCCGGATGGCCCTCTACCTGCTCGGTCCCACCATGGTCATGCTGGCCCTGATCGTGGGCTATCCGATCGTCAACGCCATCTACAAGTCCTTCCAGACCGACCCCGGTCTCGACGACTCCACCGGCCTGTTCAACGAGGGCAACGAGTGGAACGGGGTCGGCAACTACACGCACTGGATCCTCCAGCAGTGCAACGCGGTGGGCGGCGGCACCGAGACCTGCCCGTCCGGCAACCTGGGTTCGCAGTTCTGGGACTCGGTCTGGGTCACCCTCGGGTTCACCGTGGTCACGGTGATCATCGAGGTCGTCATCGGGATGTGGTTCGCGATGATGATGCACCGGGCGTTCCGGGGCCGGGCCCTGGTGCGGGTCGCGGTGCTGATCCCGTGGGCGGTGCCGACCGCGGTCATCGCCAAGCTCTGGGTGGTCATCTTCGACCCGCAGGGTGTGCTGAACAACGTGCTGGGAACGAGTTTCGCCTGGACGTCGGAATCCGGGCCGGCCCGGGCGGCCATCGTGATCGCCGACGTCTGGAAGACCACGCCGTTCATCGCCCTGCTGATCCTGGCCGGTCTCCAGGGCATCAGCAGCGAGATCTACGAGTCCGCCAAGGTGGACGGGGCGAACGCCTGGCAGCGGTTCTGGCGGATCACCCTGCCGCTGGTGAAACCGGCTCTGGCCGTGGCGGTCATCTTCCGTAGCCTCGACGTGCTGCGGATGTACGACCTGCCGTGGGTGCTGACCCAGGGCTCGAACGGCACCCAGACCATCTCCATCCTGGTGGTCAAAGAGCTCGCCAGTAAGCTCAATTCGGCGGCGGCGCTGTCTACCATCACGTTCGTGCTGATCTTCGCCATAGCCCTGGTGCTGGTGCGACTGTTCAATGCCAACATCGTCGACAGGGGCACGAGATGA
- the cysE gene encoding serine O-acetyltransferase: MSWLSILREDLSAAKHRDPAANSSIELILGYPGLQAIWSHRITHRMWLRGWRVSARLISLWTRMVTGVEIHPGATIGRRFFIDHATGVVIGETAEIGDDVMLYQDVTLGGRSLEPVKRHPTLLDGVVVGAGARVLGPITIGRNAQVGANAVVVRDVPDGAVVVGVPGVIKKPQGDLQEQWAEDPAIWI; this comes from the coding sequence ATGAGCTGGCTGTCGATCCTGCGTGAGGACCTCTCGGCGGCGAAGCACCGCGATCCGGCGGCGAACAGCAGCATCGAGCTGATCCTGGGATACCCCGGTCTCCAGGCGATCTGGAGCCACCGCATCACCCACCGGATGTGGCTACGTGGTTGGCGGGTCTCGGCGAGACTGATCTCGCTGTGGACCCGGATGGTCACCGGGGTGGAGATCCACCCCGGTGCCACCATCGGGCGTCGTTTCTTCATCGACCACGCCACCGGCGTGGTCATCGGGGAGACCGCCGAAATCGGTGACGACGTGATGCTTTATCAGGACGTCACGCTCGGCGGCCGCAGCCTGGAGCCGGTCAAGCGTCACCCCACCCTGCTGGACGGGGTGGTCGTGGGCGCCGGGGCGCGTGTCCTGGGGCCGATCACGATCGGCCGCAACGCCCAGGTGGGCGCGAATGCCGTGGTGGTGCGCGACGTTCCGGACGGCGCGGTGGTCGTCGGGGTGCCCGGCGTGATCAAGAAACCGCAGGGCGATCTACAGGAGCAGTGGGCGGAAGATCCGGCTATCTGGATATAG
- a CDS encoding carbohydrate ABC transporter permease: protein MTTATVDASAAGDREIVVYKKGFNWGGLGNGAAIVVIVFWCLAPFYWMAVLAFRDNANTFDNTPWFTHVTLDNFRYAFDTEFNAFGRSLLNSMVISVSVTVLSMLIAVFAGYALSRLVFRGKSIVLALILGASMFPGVAILTPIFQLFSDFGWLGTYHGLILPQVSFALPLAVYTLTSFFADMPWELEEAAKVDGCTPLQAFRKVIIPLAAPAMFTTAILVFLASWNEYLLSSVLSKGDTAVAPSTVAIVNFTAGPHIVPYTQTMAAGVIVTVPLVIVVLVFQRRIVSGLTAGGIKG from the coding sequence ATGACCACCGCGACCGTTGACGCTTCCGCTGCCGGCGACCGTGAGATCGTCGTCTACAAAAAGGGTTTCAACTGGGGCGGGCTGGGAAACGGGGCGGCGATCGTCGTCATCGTGTTCTGGTGCCTGGCTCCGTTCTACTGGATGGCGGTGCTGGCGTTCCGCGACAACGCCAACACCTTCGACAACACGCCGTGGTTCACGCACGTCACGCTCGACAACTTCCGCTACGCCTTCGACACCGAGTTCAACGCCTTCGGGCGGTCGCTGCTCAACAGCATGGTGATCAGTGTCTCGGTCACCGTGCTGTCGATGCTCATCGCGGTGTTCGCCGGATATGCGCTGTCCCGTCTGGTCTTCCGGGGCAAGTCGATCGTGCTGGCACTGATCCTCGGGGCCTCGATGTTCCCCGGCGTCGCCATCCTGACCCCGATCTTCCAGCTGTTCAGCGACTTCGGCTGGCTGGGCACCTACCACGGGCTGATCCTGCCGCAGGTCTCGTTCGCCCTGCCGCTGGCCGTGTACACGCTCACCAGCTTCTTCGCCGACATGCCCTGGGAGCTGGAGGAGGCGGCGAAGGTGGACGGATGCACCCCGTTGCAGGCCTTCCGCAAGGTGATCATCCCGCTGGCCGCGCCGGCCATGTTCACCACCGCGATCCTGGTGTTCCTGGCGTCGTGGAACGAGTATCTGCTGTCCAGCGTGCTCTCGAAGGGTGACACGGCGGTGGCGCCGTCCACGGTGGCCATCGTCAACTTCACCGCCGGGCCGCACATCGTGCCGTACACCCAGACCATGGCGGCCGGGGTCATCGTCACGGTTCCACTGGTCATCGTGGTGCTGGTGTTCCAGCGCCGCATCGTCAGCGGCCTGACGGCCGGTGGCATCAAGGGCTGA
- a CDS encoding ABC transporter substrate-binding protein produces MRGKGAAALAGLLGTVLALSACGGGSSDGDSGGGTNTGRGPFTFVTGKDLSGIMPYIAEEWNKAHPEEKVTIKQQSDAADQQLSDLQQHFQAKDADYDVVTVDVVWTAEFAAKGWIVPLKGDLALDQADLLPATVTAATYNGTQYAAPYDSDGGLLYYRTDLVKEAPTTWDELIADCEGKSTSGTITGSKPGCYAGQLASYEGLTVNASEAINAAGGTIVSDDGKSATVDTAEAAKGLDFLVNGFKEGYIPKEALGFKETESLNAFAAGDLVFLRNWPYAYSQLNGDSKVKGKFGVAPLPGPTGSGASSLGGHSAAISAYSKNQASALDFLKFLQSEEIQKNQLIKGSKAPVIASLYDDADLNKEFGYLSTLKESIETAVPRPVTPFYPAVTQAIQTNAYAALQGKSTTADALKDMAASINSAAAGG; encoded by the coding sequence ATGCGAGGCAAAGGCGCCGCGGCCCTAGCAGGTCTTTTAGGCACGGTACTGGCATTGTCGGCATGTGGTGGGGGCTCCAGCGACGGTGATTCCGGCGGGGGAACGAACACCGGCCGAGGCCCATTCACATTCGTCACCGGCAAGGATCTGAGCGGCATCATGCCGTACATCGCCGAGGAGTGGAACAAGGCCCACCCCGAGGAGAAGGTCACCATCAAGCAGCAGTCGGACGCCGCTGACCAGCAGCTCTCCGACCTGCAACAGCACTTCCAGGCCAAGGACGCGGACTACGACGTGGTCACGGTCGACGTGGTCTGGACGGCCGAGTTCGCGGCCAAGGGCTGGATCGTGCCGCTCAAGGGCGACCTCGCCCTGGACCAGGCTGATCTGCTGCCCGCGACGGTCACCGCTGCCACCTACAACGGCACGCAGTACGCCGCGCCCTACGACTCCGACGGCGGATTGCTCTACTACCGAACCGATTTGGTGAAGGAAGCGCCCACCACCTGGGACGAGCTGATCGCCGACTGCGAGGGCAAGAGCACCAGCGGCACGATCACCGGTTCCAAGCCCGGCTGCTACGCGGGTCAGCTGGCCTCGTACGAGGGCCTCACGGTGAATGCCTCGGAGGCCATCAACGCGGCCGGCGGCACGATCGTGAGCGACGACGGCAAGAGCGCGACCGTTGACACCGCCGAGGCCGCCAAGGGCCTTGACTTCCTGGTGAACGGCTTCAAGGAGGGGTACATCCCCAAGGAGGCCCTCGGCTTCAAGGAGACCGAGAGCCTGAACGCCTTCGCCGCAGGCGATCTCGTGTTCCTGCGCAACTGGCCCTATGCCTACTCCCAGCTGAACGGCGACTCCAAGGTCAAGGGCAAGTTCGGGGTGGCCCCGCTGCCCGGCCCGACCGGTAGTGGCGCCTCCAGCCTCGGCGGCCACAGCGCCGCGATCAGCGCCTACTCCAAGAACCAGGCCAGCGCACTGGACTTCCTGAAGTTCCTCCAGTCCGAGGAGATCCAGAAGAACCAGCTGATCAAGGGTTCCAAGGCCCCGGTCATCGCCTCGCTGTACGACGACGCCGACCTGAACAAGGAATTCGGCTACCTGTCCACGCTGAAGGAGAGCATCGAGACCGCGGTCCCCCGCCCGGTCACGCCCTTCTACCCGGCTGTCACGCAGGCGATCCAGACCAACGCCTACGCTGCCCTCCAGGGCAAGTCGACCACCGCGGATGCTCTGAAAGACATGGCTGCTTCGATCAACTCGGCGGCTGCCGGGGGCTGA
- a CDS encoding PH domain-containing protein: MVDAADDRQTPVPPLVRRIPVQLSAFLVLVVCVCAFVAIYLDVSPVARGILGVVAAGLFAVAMGCLRMYLEVDDEGVAVRYLLRERWATWPQIERVEIASGIKGSESIRVVLKGGDLIDVPPALLQPTAPTSRPRALARLRGTLAEIEARRPDAFRSPG; encoded by the coding sequence GTGGTCGACGCTGCCGATGACCGTCAGACGCCGGTGCCGCCGCTCGTCCGGCGCATCCCGGTGCAACTTTCCGCGTTCCTCGTCCTGGTGGTCTGCGTCTGCGCGTTCGTGGCCATCTACCTCGACGTGTCCCCGGTCGCCCGGGGCATTCTCGGGGTGGTGGCGGCGGGGCTGTTCGCCGTGGCCATGGGCTGCCTGCGGATGTACCTGGAGGTGGACGACGAGGGCGTGGCCGTGCGCTACCTGCTGCGTGAGCGCTGGGCCACCTGGCCGCAGATCGAGCGGGTCGAGATCGCCTCCGGGATCAAGGGTTCGGAGTCCATCCGGGTGGTTCTGAAGGGCGGTGACCTGATCGACGTGCCGCCCGCGCTGCTCCAGCCGACAGCCCCCACCAGCAGGCCCAGGGCGCTGGCCCGGCTGCGGGGCACGCTGGCCGAGATCGAGGCCAGGCGTCCCGACGCCTTCCGGTCGCCGGGGTAG
- a CDS encoding YjbQ family protein has protein sequence MESTEITVRSGDRLVTDLTDELAQFCAGRGDGLVNVFVPHATAGVALIETGSGTEPDLAGALDRLLPVEDIYRHRHGSLGHGRDHVLPAFVSPSVSIPVLSGRPALGTWQSVVLVDSNGDNPVRKVRLSFIEG, from the coding sequence ATGGAGAGCACCGAGATCACTGTTCGCTCCGGCGATCGGCTGGTGACCGATCTGACCGACGAGCTGGCGCAGTTCTGCGCCGGGCGGGGCGACGGGCTGGTCAACGTGTTCGTCCCGCACGCGACGGCCGGTGTCGCCCTGATCGAGACCGGTTCCGGCACTGAGCCGGATCTGGCGGGTGCCCTCGACCGGCTGCTGCCGGTCGAGGACATCTACCGTCATCGCCACGGCAGTCTCGGCCACGGCCGGGACCACGTGCTTCCCGCGTTCGTCAGCCCGTCGGTGAGCATCCCCGTGCTCTCCGGCCGGCCGGCGCTGGGCACCTGGCAGAGCGTCGTGCTGGTCGACAGCAACGGTGACAACCCGGTGCGGAAGGTTCGGCTCTCGTTCATCGAGGGTTGA